In one Oryza glaberrima chromosome 2, OglaRS2, whole genome shotgun sequence genomic region, the following are encoded:
- the LOC127761017 gene encoding uncharacterized protein LOC127761017 isoform X1, with protein sequence MMFTEGLDESAISWIKQGTGSPAPPPPRSPLAERLPAGQIAAPRSPALYGRGCSGVGVGVGGGVGNGLFSPKSLPPVRTTARHSGLLGRHHHSVLLAAADSEEEDGEEGEESVASWGVPDDCYYGNFSDTLEEEEEDGACSSGDSSLLRRAMDRGGVAFDDEVTSQLSRRGGGGGLVRGQSKENLRVEVRAASAFAGKCSSGHNTVDSTSHEHYFGEQKFQAIGTPSAPPIAGDGVEAIFDTVAAETKGGLERAGVSSVADILAQDVHEPELPTRSNVQEDGVHVPYVESNLLAQMPSFTANVQSAWQSFVAYDACFRICLNAWARNCMEAPEFLRDECMVLRSAFGIQSFLLHPKHKSQDDGKSIYDKDGSCNMKGRKLVKQIEIEVKKIRVVPQRPKLRATSSFRNLYMQAGSEYVRQISKILKSQVTMLTSTSSTSLPEEMFTCTLELQSSCKDNQRDSISPQYLKPGTGESQLFYLESQGDSILVEVQDNNRVVIGRAKIQVSSITDTHQEEIIKWWPLYLDDQECVGKIQLCINFSVSSDNQGAAKMLQGGPAVDTIVYDMVLEAAMRAQNFNSKMLHVSGSWKWLLDEFSDYYGVSDAYRKLRYLSYILNVATPTKDCLELAYELLLPVMKARDDRTLTRQERSILLDCEDRIKSLLAVVFENYKSLDENSPTGLSDLFGPISDCAAPALAPAVQIFSVLHDILSNEAQNILRNYLQTAAAKRCRRHMIETDEFMSSNNDSLLTDPMAISAAYLKMKTICINISREIQADIKIHNQNILPSSIDLPNIAASLYSTELCKRLKGFLSASPPSRPLEHVAELLIATADFERDLDSWQVRPVHGGVVSRDLFHGYIMVWIEDTRLQLLDNCRADKLSCPAVSTTSTFAEQMYEQIKESINEYGVVINRWPHYLMSLESAIADVEREIMKALEKQYMETLLPLRDGIPKILEKQVQRLTRRQSISPYVVPNQLGTFMNTVKRMLDVLHCRVEDSLKSWAAYLTITNGNAVFGEQMNSITVMLRKKYKKYLQAIVEKLVSNAQANRTTRLKRILEETRESEGESDIRERMQALRVHLSDSIYNLHEVFSSRIFVAICRGFWDRLGQIVLRFLESRKENRIWYRGSDYALGILDDVFASEMQKHLGNSLQDRDLDPPQSVVDARSILC encoded by the exons ATGATGTTCACGGAGGGGCTCGACGAGTCGGCGATCAGCTGGATCAAGCAGGGCACGGGctctcctgcgccgccgccgccgaggtcgccgcTGGCGGAGCGGCTGCCCGCGGGGCAGATCGCGGCGCCGAGGAGCCCCGCGCTGTACGGGAGGGGCTgctccggcgtcggcgtcggcgtcggcggaggtGTGGGGAATGGGCTGTTCTCCCCCAAGAGCCTCCCCCCGGTGCGGACCACGGCGCGGCACTCCGGGCTGCTTGGGCGGCACCACCACTCCGtgctcctcgcggcggcggactccgaggaggaggatggggaggaaggggaggagagcgTGGCGTCGTGGGGGGTGCCCGATGACTGCTACTACGGCAACTTCTCCGACAcgctcgaggaggaggaggaggacggggcgTGCTCCAGCGGCGACTCCAGCCTGCTCCGGAGGGCCATGGACCGCGGCGGGGTAGCGTTCGACGACGAGGTCACCTCGCAGCTCAGCCggaggggcgggggcggcgggttGGTTCGCGGGCAGTCCAAGGAGAACCTGCGGGTGGAGGTGCGGGCCGCGAGCGCCTTCGCCGGGAAATGCTCCAGCGGCCACAATACCGTGGATTCCACCTCGCAT GAACATTATTTTGGTGAGCAAAAATTTCAAGCCATTGGGACACCAAGTGCCCCTCCAATTGCAGGAGATGGGGTTGAGGCCATTTTTGACACTGTTG CAGCTGAAACGAAAGGAGGCCTTGAAAGGGCTGGGGTATCATCAGTGGCAGATATACTGGCCCAGGATGTTCATGAGCCTGAGCTTCCTACGAG ATCAAATGTTCAAGAAGATGGTGTTCATGTGCCGTACGTCGAGAGCAATTTGTTAGCTCAGATGCCGAGTTTCACGGCTAA TGTCCAAAGTGCATGGCAATCTTTTGTTGCATATGATGCGTGCTTTCGGATCTGTCTGAATGCATGGGCAAGAAACTGCATGGAGGCTCCAGAATTCCTTCGTGATGAGTGTATGGTACTGAGAAGCGCCTTTGG GATACAGAGTTTTTTGCTTCATCCCAAGCACAAGAGTCAAGATGACGGAAAAAGTATCTATGATAAGGACGGGAGTTGCAATATGAAGGGAAGAAAACTTGTTAAACAGATTGAGATTGAAG taaaaaaaatacgtgTTGTACCTCAAAGACCAAAGCTTCGGGCAACATCATCCTTTAGAAATCTGTACATGCAAGCTGGTAGCGAGTATGTCAGACAGATTTCTAAAATCCTGAAGAGTCAGGTTACCATGTTGACATCCACATCATCAACATCTTTGCCAGAAG AAATGTTCACATGCACGCTAGAATTGCAAAGCTCCTGCAAGGATAACCAGAGAGATTCCATTTCTCCACAATATTTGAAACCAGGCACTGGTGAATCTCAACTCTT TTATCTAGAGAGCCAGGGGGATTCTATTCTTGTCGAAGTACAAGACAATAATAGGGTTGTCATAGGCCGCGCAAAAATTCAAGTTTCATCGATCACTGATACTCAT caggAGGAAATCATTAAGTGGTGGCCTTTATATCTTGATGATCAAGAATGCGTGGGAAAAATTCAGCTTTGTATAAACTTCTCTGTCTCTTCTGACAATCAAGGAGCTGCGAAG ATGCTGCAAGGCGGTCCAGCTGTGGATACTATTGTATATGACATGGTTCTGGAAGCAGCAATGAGAGCTCAGAATTTCAATAGCAAAATGTTGCATGTCAGTGGTTCATGGAAATGGCTATTGGACGAGTTTTCAGATTACTATGGGGTATCAGACGCATATAGAAAATTGAG ATACTTGTCTTACATTTTGAATGTTGCAACACCAACAAAAGATTGCTTGGAACTTGCATATGAACTGCTTCTCCCTGTAATGAAAGCACGTGATGATAGGACTTTGACGAGACAAGAG AGAAGCATACTATTAGATTGCGAAGATCGGATCAAGAGCCTCCTTGCAGTTGTGTTTGAAAATTACAAGTCCTTGGATGAGAATTCTCCTACTGGTTTGTCTGACCTATTTGGTCCCATATCAGATTGTGCTGCCCCAGCTTTAGCACCTGCAGTTCAGATATTCAGTGTACTGCATGACATACTCTCCAATGAAGCACAAAACATACTCCGGAACTATTTACAG ACTGCTGCGGCAAAAAGGTGCAGGAGGCATATGATTGAGACAGACGAATTCATGTCAAGCAACAATGACAGCCTTCTTACGGACCCTATGGCTATTTCTGCTGCATATCTCAAAATGAAGACTATATGTATTAACATAAGTCGTGAAATTCAAGCAGATATTAAGATTCACAATCAGAATATACTTCCAAG TTCAATAGATCTGCCAAATATAGCAGCATCCCTGTACAGTACCGAGCTCTGCAAACGATTGAAGGGTTTTCTTTCTGCAAGTCCCCCATCAAGACCACTAGAGCATGTTGCTGAACTGCTCATTGCTACTGCAGATTTTGAGAGAGATCTTGACTCTTGGCAAGTGAG ACCTGTGCATGGGGGTGTGGTTTCAAGGGATTTATTTCATGGCTACATCATGGTGTGGATTGAAGATACCCGATTGCAGTTACTTGACAATTGCAGAGCTGATAAG TTATCATGCCCTGCAGTCTCAACAACCTCGACATTTGCCGAGCAAATGTATGAACAAATAAAAGAAAGCATAAATGAATATGGAGTAGTTATCAACAGATGGCCACATTATCTGATGAGTTTAGAGAGT GCTATTGCTGATGTTGAGAGAGAAATTATGAAGGCACTGGAGAAGCAATACATGGAAACTCTACTACCTCTGAGAGACGGCATACCGAAAATTCTTGAGAAGCAGGTTCAAAGATTGACAAGAAGGCAATCTATAAGCCCTTATGTTGTACCGAATCAG TTAGGAACATTCATGAACACAGTTAAAAGAATGTTAGACGTGTTACACTGCCGAGTTGAAGATAGTCTCAAATCATGGGCAGCATATCTAACAATAACAAATGGGAATGCTGTTTTCGGAGAGCAAATGAACTCCATCACAGTAATGCTGAGGAAGAAGTACAAGAAATACCTGCAAGCAATTGTGGAGAAGCTTGTCAGTAAT GCACAAGCTAACCGGACCACTAGGCTAAAACGGATTCTTGAAGAAACGAGAGAAAGCGAAGGAGAAAGCGATATACGTGAGAGGATGCAGGCTCTCCGTGTTCATCTCTCTGATTCCATTTACAATCTCCATGAAGTCTTTTCCAGCAGAATATTTGTTGCTATTTGCCGAGGATTCTGGGACAGGTTGGGTCAG ATTGTGTTGAGGTTTCTTGAGAGCAGAAAAGAGAACAGGATTTGGTACAGAGGATCTGATTATGCATTAGGG
- the LOC127761017 gene encoding uncharacterized protein LOC127761017 isoform X2, whose product MMFTEGLDESAISWIKQGTGSPAPPPPRSPLAERLPAGQIAAPRSPALYGRGCSGVGVGVGGGVGNGLFSPKSLPPVRTTARHSGLLGRHHHSVLLAAADSEEEDGEEGEESVASWGVPDDCYYGNFSDTLEEEEEDGACSSGDSSLLRRAMDRGGVAFDDEVTSQLSRRGGGGGLVRGQSKENLRVEVRAASAFAGKCSSGHNTVDSTSHEHYFGEQKFQAIGTPSAPPIAGDGVEAIFDTVAETKGGLERAGVSSVADILAQDVHEPELPTRSNVQEDGVHVPYVESNLLAQMPSFTANVQSAWQSFVAYDACFRICLNAWARNCMEAPEFLRDECMVLRSAFGIQSFLLHPKHKSQDDGKSIYDKDGSCNMKGRKLVKQIEIEVKKIRVVPQRPKLRATSSFRNLYMQAGSEYVRQISKILKSQVTMLTSTSSTSLPEEMFTCTLELQSSCKDNQRDSISPQYLKPGTGESQLFYLESQGDSILVEVQDNNRVVIGRAKIQVSSITDTHQEEIIKWWPLYLDDQECVGKIQLCINFSVSSDNQGAAKMLQGGPAVDTIVYDMVLEAAMRAQNFNSKMLHVSGSWKWLLDEFSDYYGVSDAYRKLRYLSYILNVATPTKDCLELAYELLLPVMKARDDRTLTRQERSILLDCEDRIKSLLAVVFENYKSLDENSPTGLSDLFGPISDCAAPALAPAVQIFSVLHDILSNEAQNILRNYLQTAAAKRCRRHMIETDEFMSSNNDSLLTDPMAISAAYLKMKTICINISREIQADIKIHNQNILPSSIDLPNIAASLYSTELCKRLKGFLSASPPSRPLEHVAELLIATADFERDLDSWQVRPVHGGVVSRDLFHGYIMVWIEDTRLQLLDNCRADKLSCPAVSTTSTFAEQMYEQIKESINEYGVVINRWPHYLMSLESAIADVEREIMKALEKQYMETLLPLRDGIPKILEKQVQRLTRRQSISPYVVPNQLGTFMNTVKRMLDVLHCRVEDSLKSWAAYLTITNGNAVFGEQMNSITVMLRKKYKKYLQAIVEKLVSNAQANRTTRLKRILEETRESEGESDIRERMQALRVHLSDSIYNLHEVFSSRIFVAICRGFWDRLGQIVLRFLESRKENRIWYRGSDYALGILDDVFASEMQKHLGNSLQDRDLDPPQSVVDARSILC is encoded by the exons ATGATGTTCACGGAGGGGCTCGACGAGTCGGCGATCAGCTGGATCAAGCAGGGCACGGGctctcctgcgccgccgccgccgaggtcgccgcTGGCGGAGCGGCTGCCCGCGGGGCAGATCGCGGCGCCGAGGAGCCCCGCGCTGTACGGGAGGGGCTgctccggcgtcggcgtcggcgtcggcggaggtGTGGGGAATGGGCTGTTCTCCCCCAAGAGCCTCCCCCCGGTGCGGACCACGGCGCGGCACTCCGGGCTGCTTGGGCGGCACCACCACTCCGtgctcctcgcggcggcggactccgaggaggaggatggggaggaaggggaggagagcgTGGCGTCGTGGGGGGTGCCCGATGACTGCTACTACGGCAACTTCTCCGACAcgctcgaggaggaggaggaggacggggcgTGCTCCAGCGGCGACTCCAGCCTGCTCCGGAGGGCCATGGACCGCGGCGGGGTAGCGTTCGACGACGAGGTCACCTCGCAGCTCAGCCggaggggcgggggcggcgggttGGTTCGCGGGCAGTCCAAGGAGAACCTGCGGGTGGAGGTGCGGGCCGCGAGCGCCTTCGCCGGGAAATGCTCCAGCGGCCACAATACCGTGGATTCCACCTCGCAT GAACATTATTTTGGTGAGCAAAAATTTCAAGCCATTGGGACACCAAGTGCCCCTCCAATTGCAGGAGATGGGGTTGAGGCCATTTTTGACACTGTTG CTGAAACGAAAGGAGGCCTTGAAAGGGCTGGGGTATCATCAGTGGCAGATATACTGGCCCAGGATGTTCATGAGCCTGAGCTTCCTACGAG ATCAAATGTTCAAGAAGATGGTGTTCATGTGCCGTACGTCGAGAGCAATTTGTTAGCTCAGATGCCGAGTTTCACGGCTAA TGTCCAAAGTGCATGGCAATCTTTTGTTGCATATGATGCGTGCTTTCGGATCTGTCTGAATGCATGGGCAAGAAACTGCATGGAGGCTCCAGAATTCCTTCGTGATGAGTGTATGGTACTGAGAAGCGCCTTTGG GATACAGAGTTTTTTGCTTCATCCCAAGCACAAGAGTCAAGATGACGGAAAAAGTATCTATGATAAGGACGGGAGTTGCAATATGAAGGGAAGAAAACTTGTTAAACAGATTGAGATTGAAG taaaaaaaatacgtgTTGTACCTCAAAGACCAAAGCTTCGGGCAACATCATCCTTTAGAAATCTGTACATGCAAGCTGGTAGCGAGTATGTCAGACAGATTTCTAAAATCCTGAAGAGTCAGGTTACCATGTTGACATCCACATCATCAACATCTTTGCCAGAAG AAATGTTCACATGCACGCTAGAATTGCAAAGCTCCTGCAAGGATAACCAGAGAGATTCCATTTCTCCACAATATTTGAAACCAGGCACTGGTGAATCTCAACTCTT TTATCTAGAGAGCCAGGGGGATTCTATTCTTGTCGAAGTACAAGACAATAATAGGGTTGTCATAGGCCGCGCAAAAATTCAAGTTTCATCGATCACTGATACTCAT caggAGGAAATCATTAAGTGGTGGCCTTTATATCTTGATGATCAAGAATGCGTGGGAAAAATTCAGCTTTGTATAAACTTCTCTGTCTCTTCTGACAATCAAGGAGCTGCGAAG ATGCTGCAAGGCGGTCCAGCTGTGGATACTATTGTATATGACATGGTTCTGGAAGCAGCAATGAGAGCTCAGAATTTCAATAGCAAAATGTTGCATGTCAGTGGTTCATGGAAATGGCTATTGGACGAGTTTTCAGATTACTATGGGGTATCAGACGCATATAGAAAATTGAG ATACTTGTCTTACATTTTGAATGTTGCAACACCAACAAAAGATTGCTTGGAACTTGCATATGAACTGCTTCTCCCTGTAATGAAAGCACGTGATGATAGGACTTTGACGAGACAAGAG AGAAGCATACTATTAGATTGCGAAGATCGGATCAAGAGCCTCCTTGCAGTTGTGTTTGAAAATTACAAGTCCTTGGATGAGAATTCTCCTACTGGTTTGTCTGACCTATTTGGTCCCATATCAGATTGTGCTGCCCCAGCTTTAGCACCTGCAGTTCAGATATTCAGTGTACTGCATGACATACTCTCCAATGAAGCACAAAACATACTCCGGAACTATTTACAG ACTGCTGCGGCAAAAAGGTGCAGGAGGCATATGATTGAGACAGACGAATTCATGTCAAGCAACAATGACAGCCTTCTTACGGACCCTATGGCTATTTCTGCTGCATATCTCAAAATGAAGACTATATGTATTAACATAAGTCGTGAAATTCAAGCAGATATTAAGATTCACAATCAGAATATACTTCCAAG TTCAATAGATCTGCCAAATATAGCAGCATCCCTGTACAGTACCGAGCTCTGCAAACGATTGAAGGGTTTTCTTTCTGCAAGTCCCCCATCAAGACCACTAGAGCATGTTGCTGAACTGCTCATTGCTACTGCAGATTTTGAGAGAGATCTTGACTCTTGGCAAGTGAG ACCTGTGCATGGGGGTGTGGTTTCAAGGGATTTATTTCATGGCTACATCATGGTGTGGATTGAAGATACCCGATTGCAGTTACTTGACAATTGCAGAGCTGATAAG TTATCATGCCCTGCAGTCTCAACAACCTCGACATTTGCCGAGCAAATGTATGAACAAATAAAAGAAAGCATAAATGAATATGGAGTAGTTATCAACAGATGGCCACATTATCTGATGAGTTTAGAGAGT GCTATTGCTGATGTTGAGAGAGAAATTATGAAGGCACTGGAGAAGCAATACATGGAAACTCTACTACCTCTGAGAGACGGCATACCGAAAATTCTTGAGAAGCAGGTTCAAAGATTGACAAGAAGGCAATCTATAAGCCCTTATGTTGTACCGAATCAG TTAGGAACATTCATGAACACAGTTAAAAGAATGTTAGACGTGTTACACTGCCGAGTTGAAGATAGTCTCAAATCATGGGCAGCATATCTAACAATAACAAATGGGAATGCTGTTTTCGGAGAGCAAATGAACTCCATCACAGTAATGCTGAGGAAGAAGTACAAGAAATACCTGCAAGCAATTGTGGAGAAGCTTGTCAGTAAT GCACAAGCTAACCGGACCACTAGGCTAAAACGGATTCTTGAAGAAACGAGAGAAAGCGAAGGAGAAAGCGATATACGTGAGAGGATGCAGGCTCTCCGTGTTCATCTCTCTGATTCCATTTACAATCTCCATGAAGTCTTTTCCAGCAGAATATTTGTTGCTATTTGCCGAGGATTCTGGGACAGGTTGGGTCAG ATTGTGTTGAGGTTTCTTGAGAGCAGAAAAGAGAACAGGATTTGGTACAGAGGATCTGATTATGCATTAGGG